Proteins from a single region of Catenulispora acidiphila DSM 44928:
- a CDS encoding uracil-DNA glycosylase, translated as MDRVLCDCRACPRLVAWREEVGRVKRKAFAEQTYWSRPIPGFGPADARLLIVGLAPAAHGGNRTGRMFTGDRSGDILVEALHALGLANQPTSVSATDGLELLGVRFTAPVHCAPPDNKPTPEERDTCRPWLVRELELMRPSVRAMVVLGAFGWQALFPAIAAAGSWTVPKPRPVFGHGVRVELASADGGAPLAIRGCYHVSQQNTFTGRLTPAMLRDVIGAAAAEAGL; from the coding sequence ATGGACCGGGTCTTGTGCGACTGTCGGGCGTGTCCGCGGCTGGTGGCGTGGCGGGAGGAGGTCGGGCGCGTCAAGCGCAAGGCGTTCGCCGAGCAGACGTACTGGTCGCGTCCCATTCCCGGCTTCGGTCCGGCTGATGCGCGGCTGCTGATCGTCGGGCTCGCACCGGCGGCGCACGGCGGCAACCGGACCGGGCGGATGTTCACCGGCGACCGGTCCGGCGACATCCTCGTCGAGGCGCTGCACGCGCTCGGGCTGGCGAACCAGCCGACGTCGGTCTCCGCGACCGACGGGCTGGAGCTGCTGGGCGTCCGGTTCACCGCGCCGGTGCACTGCGCGCCGCCCGACAACAAGCCGACGCCCGAGGAGCGCGATACCTGTCGTCCGTGGCTGGTGCGTGAGCTGGAGCTGATGCGTCCGAGCGTGCGGGCGATGGTGGTGCTCGGCGCGTTCGGTTGGCAGGCGCTGTTCCCGGCCATCGCCGCCGCGGGCAGTTGGACCGTGCCGAAGCCTCGCCCCGTATTCGGTCACGGAGTGCGGGTCGAACTCGCTTCGGCCGACGGCGGTGCGCCGCTCGCGATCCGTGGCTGCTACCACGTCAGCCAGCAGAACACCTTCACCGGACGGCTCACGCCGGCGATGCTGCGCGACGTGATCGGGGCGGCTGCGGCGGAGGCCGGTCTGTAG